Proteins found in one Desulfovibrio porci genomic segment:
- the dapB gene encoding 4-hydroxy-tetrahydrodipicolinate reductase: MSTGIVVVGANGRMGRTISGLVAADPEYRLVGLVDSKEHLDALAGAGCPVTDDLEALLPQVPGAVIVDFTAPAVSLHSARVAAQSGHALVIGTTGFTEEQKNELRALAAKTPIFWSSNMSIGVNVLLKILPELTKALGDSYDIEMVELHHNRKKDSPSGTALTLGECLAEARGWKLPDVRCSSRDGIIGERPKAQIGIQAVRGGDVVGVHTVYFMGPGERIEVSHQAHSRENFAQGALRAAAWLAQQKPGRLYSMQDTF, translated from the coding sequence ATGAGCACAGGCATTGTCGTCGTGGGCGCCAACGGGCGCATGGGCAGAACCATCAGCGGTCTTGTGGCCGCTGACCCGGAATACAGGCTGGTCGGTCTGGTGGACAGCAAAGAGCATCTGGACGCCCTGGCCGGAGCGGGCTGCCCGGTGACCGATGATCTGGAAGCCCTGCTGCCGCAGGTTCCGGGTGCGGTGATCGTCGATTTCACGGCCCCCGCGGTCAGCCTGCATTCGGCGCGCGTGGCGGCCCAAAGCGGACACGCCCTGGTTATCGGCACCACAGGCTTCACCGAGGAACAGAAGAATGAACTGCGCGCTCTGGCCGCCAAAACGCCCATCTTCTGGTCCTCCAATATGAGCATCGGCGTCAACGTGCTGCTGAAAATCCTGCCGGAACTGACCAAGGCTCTGGGCGACAGCTACGACATTGAAATGGTGGAACTGCACCACAACCGCAAAAAGGACTCTCCCAGCGGCACTGCCCTGACCTTGGGCGAATGCCTGGCCGAAGCGCGCGGCTGGAAGCTCCCGGATGTGCGCTGCTCGTCCCGCGACGGCATCATCGGTGAGCGGCCCAAGGCCCAGATCGGCATTCAGGCCGTCCGGGGCGGCGACGTGGTGGGGGTACATACCGTGTACTTCATGGGACCCGGCGAACGCATCGAAGTGAGCCATCAGGCCCATTCGCGCGAAAATTTCGCCCAGGGCGCCCTGCGCGCCGCCGCCTGGCTGGCGCAACAGAAGCCGGGCAGGCTCTACAGCATGCAGGACACATTTTAG
- a CDS encoding YkgJ family cysteine cluster protein, with product MASESTETVFQCRMCGHCCEGRGGIVVSPADLTRLSAFLQLAPEEVVTRYGEHSGGKLKIRTGADGRCIFFKEGQGCGVHEGKPAICRAWPFFRGNLEDPASLALAKDFCPGIDPRVTHAVFARQGLAYLREEGLLAHDPSCEANALILK from the coding sequence ATGGCTTCCGAGAGCACGGAAACTGTGTTTCAATGCCGCATGTGCGGCCACTGCTGTGAAGGTCGCGGCGGCATTGTGGTCAGTCCCGCCGACCTCACGCGTCTTTCCGCCTTTCTGCAGCTTGCGCCGGAAGAGGTCGTCACGCGCTATGGCGAACACTCGGGCGGCAAACTCAAAATCCGCACGGGCGCGGATGGTCGCTGCATCTTCTTCAAGGAAGGACAGGGTTGCGGCGTGCATGAAGGCAAGCCCGCCATCTGCCGGGCCTGGCCTTTTTTCAGGGGCAATCTCGAAGATCCCGCAAGTCTGGCTCTGGCCAAAGATTTCTGCCCCGGCATCGACCCACGGGTGACTCACGCCGTCTTCGCCCGACAGGGCCTCGCCTATCTGCGGGAAGAAGGCTTGCTGGCCCATGACCCCTCCTGTGAAGCCAACGCGCTGATCCTCAAGTAA
- a CDS encoding cation:proton antiporter domain-containing protein, with protein MEVPFLYEIVIIFLLSIVVTIVCNRLKLPATVGFLLTGVLCGPSLLGIVSNREAIDQVADIGVAMLLFTIGMELSGDALSRLKRPVFLGGSLQIGLTVLAVTGLAVLEGISYQKGIFWGCLVALSSSAIVLRILQERGSSNTPTGRLSLAILVFQDIMVAPMLLCVPLLAGTLNLSLENALFSVLWVALALGGVLLFARFGLDRLMEAVMRTRTREILLLTTLGLCMGMALLTSALGLSLSLGAFLAGLLLARSQYSMSVISGILPYRDVFMSLFFISVGMMLNVDFFGQHFFSIILSTLLFIAIKSLLTLPAVLIQGYPLRAAIITSLSLAQVGEFAFVLAASGLEAGLFDMTAYQNFLAVSVLTMMLTPGLIAIAPRLANRVAGWRNEKQLEDAKESNSESCPLEDHLIIVGFGISGKHLAHVAHESGIPYTILEMNPETVHRYHGKEPISHGDATQPVVLEHLGVEKARVLAIIISDPAAVRAITIEARRLNPNLYIVARTRFVTEVAPLRRLGANDVIAEEFETSIEVFSRVLTQYLVPRQDIDAFAARIRQMNYRMIRRMSNAVDPLDEVVSRLPDMGVQAMRLGADSPLCGLPLSRSGLRPKYGVTVVAIHRQGEIHASPEPQSCLEADDIIYLFGRTDKLYAVKPLFSGSLKENAAPSKSAEASI; from the coding sequence ATGGAAGTTCCCTTTCTCTACGAAATCGTTATTATTTTTCTGCTCTCCATTGTCGTCACCATTGTCTGCAACCGCCTCAAACTACCCGCTACGGTGGGCTTTCTACTTACCGGCGTGCTCTGCGGCCCGTCCCTTCTGGGTATTGTCAGTAACCGCGAGGCCATTGACCAGGTGGCGGACATCGGCGTGGCCATGCTGCTGTTCACCATCGGCATGGAACTTTCGGGCGACGCCCTGAGTCGCCTCAAACGGCCCGTCTTTCTGGGCGGCAGTCTGCAGATCGGCTTGACAGTTCTGGCCGTCACGGGTCTGGCCGTCCTGGAGGGCATTTCCTATCAGAAAGGAATTTTCTGGGGCTGCCTGGTGGCCCTTTCCTCCTCGGCCATCGTGCTGCGCATCCTGCAGGAGCGTGGAAGCAGCAATACGCCCACCGGCCGCCTTTCTCTGGCTATTCTGGTCTTTCAGGACATCATGGTGGCCCCCATGCTGCTCTGCGTGCCCCTGCTGGCCGGCACACTGAATCTCTCACTGGAAAACGCGCTCTTTTCCGTCCTCTGGGTGGCGCTGGCCTTGGGCGGCGTGCTGCTTTTCGCCCGTTTCGGGCTGGACCGGCTGATGGAAGCGGTCATGCGCACCCGCACCCGTGAAATTCTGCTCCTCACCACCCTGGGCCTGTGCATGGGCATGGCCCTGCTGACCAGCGCCCTGGGCCTCTCCCTTTCCTTGGGAGCCTTTCTGGCCGGCCTGCTGCTGGCCCGTTCGCAATACAGCATGAGCGTCATCTCCGGCATTTTGCCCTACCGCGACGTGTTCATGAGTCTTTTTTTCATTTCCGTGGGCATGATGCTCAATGTGGATTTTTTCGGCCAGCATTTCTTCAGCATCATTCTGAGCACCCTGTTGTTCATTGCCATCAAAAGCCTGCTGACCCTGCCCGCCGTGCTGATTCAGGGCTATCCGTTGCGCGCGGCCATCATTACCTCCCTTTCCCTGGCGCAGGTGGGCGAATTCGCCTTTGTGCTGGCCGCATCCGGCCTTGAAGCCGGCCTGTTCGACATGACCGCCTATCAGAATTTCCTGGCCGTAAGCGTATTGACCATGATGCTCACGCCCGGCCTGATCGCCATAGCCCCGCGTCTGGCCAACCGGGTCGCGGGATGGCGTAATGAGAAACAGTTGGAGGATGCAAAAGAGTCTAACAGCGAAAGCTGCCCGCTGGAAGATCATCTGATCATCGTGGGCTTCGGCATCAGCGGCAAGCATCTGGCCCATGTGGCGCACGAGTCGGGCATTCCCTACACTATTCTGGAAATGAATCCCGAGACAGTGCACCGCTATCACGGCAAGGAGCCCATTTCCCACGGCGACGCCACCCAGCCTGTGGTGCTGGAGCATCTGGGCGTGGAAAAGGCGCGGGTGCTCGCGATTATCATTTCCGATCCGGCCGCGGTGCGGGCTATTACTATTGAGGCGCGCAGGCTCAATCCCAATCTGTATATCGTGGCCCGGACCCGTTTTGTGACCGAGGTGGCCCCGTTGCGCCGTCTGGGGGCCAACGACGTGATCGCCGAGGAATTTGAAACCTCCATCGAGGTCTTCAGCCGCGTACTCACCCAGTATCTGGTGCCCCGGCAGGATATCGACGCCTTTGCCGCGCGTATCCGCCAGATGAACTACCGGATGATCCGCCGCATGAGTAACGCGGTGGATCCCCTGGATGAAGTGGTCAGCCGCCTGCCGGACATGGGCGTACAGGCCATGCGTCTGGGGGCGGATTCGCCGCTGTGCGGGCTGCCCCTGTCCCGGAGCGGCCTGCGGCCCAAGTATGGCGTGACTGTGGTGGCCATTCACCGTCAGGGCGAAATCCATGCCTCGCCGGAACCGCAGAGCTGCCTTGAGGCCGACGATATTATTTATCTTTTCGGCAGAACCGACAAACTATACGCCGTCAAGCCGCTCTTCTCCGGTTCGCTGAAGGAAAACGCCGCGCCGTCCAAAAGTGCTGAGGCCTCCATATAA
- a CDS encoding ArnT family glycosyltransferase codes for MAQMTDKQQRGWAWAAAVLTPLAYLLFYTPYGMDTTDFGYFYGYAWRILEGQVPYRDFYYIKPALPLYWHAFWMWLTPESVNVLAGKAGFVAGMLAASWFAALFLNRLFRLEALGLPLPLLATCGFVWGVHSFPHMPWHTVDGILFAGGALWAAVSGWPAVAGLLAACAMLCKQSFLLVPPAVALLIWLTRPWRREVVYCLAAWLGLMVLVYGLLYNAGALSAFSRMTTGQLDIREALDAGIFIYLRQSWWLPGLAVLPWLAAKLLQKPLPAALRPAYIYLALLAVWYIREVLRSQTWIGYGLSWPTLFMLLGGLCVLFPQVFLTPWLRDAVTPHPRWRASVGLGAGLLAAWSVAISGGYKIPAFFAVPLIFSFLLVHVRLGGNARVLAWTTLLAGLLMFGVGYQYPYVFPVRPMPRAALNMDAGDIYPKAGGVLVDAEMYARLAELKTLRTKYGPDYKTMPGFSFSYYLNNDRPVYGSDWLIDWEINAEVDALYQELLDKKLTVFMERDQLDTRKADAYDRAGYSVPQRVRREWRMVEETPHFVVFQPPLAPGRDSGTEALAPPKP; via the coding sequence ATGGCGCAGATGACTGACAAACAACAACGCGGCTGGGCTTGGGCCGCTGCCGTACTGACGCCCCTGGCCTATCTGCTGTTCTACACGCCCTACGGCATGGACACCACGGATTTCGGCTATTTTTACGGTTATGCCTGGCGCATTCTGGAAGGGCAGGTGCCGTATCGGGATTTTTACTACATCAAGCCTGCGCTGCCCTTGTACTGGCATGCGTTCTGGATGTGGCTCACGCCGGAGAGCGTCAATGTGCTGGCCGGAAAGGCCGGTTTTGTGGCCGGCATGCTGGCGGCCTCCTGGTTCGCGGCGCTTTTTCTGAACAGGCTCTTCCGCCTGGAGGCGCTGGGTCTGCCGCTGCCTCTGCTGGCTACCTGCGGGTTTGTCTGGGGCGTGCACAGTTTCCCGCACATGCCCTGGCATACGGTGGACGGCATTCTTTTCGCAGGCGGGGCCTTGTGGGCCGCCGTGAGCGGCTGGCCCGCTGTCGCCGGGTTGCTGGCGGCTTGCGCCATGCTCTGCAAACAGTCCTTTTTGCTGGTTCCTCCGGCCGTGGCCCTGCTGATCTGGCTGACCCGGCCCTGGCGGCGCGAAGTCGTATACTGTCTGGCCGCCTGGCTGGGGCTTATGGTCCTGGTCTATGGTCTGCTGTATAATGCGGGGGCGCTGTCCGCCTTTTCGCGGATGACCACCGGACAGCTGGATATCCGCGAAGCCCTGGACGCGGGCATTTTCATCTATCTGCGCCAGAGCTGGTGGCTGCCCGGTCTGGCAGTTCTGCCCTGGCTGGCGGCAAAACTGCTACAGAAACCTTTGCCCGCCGCCTTGCGGCCCGCCTATATCTATCTGGCGCTGCTGGCGGTCTGGTATATCCGGGAAGTGCTGCGCAGCCAGACCTGGATCGGCTACGGCCTGTCCTGGCCCACGCTGTTCATGCTGCTGGGTGGCCTGTGCGTGCTTTTTCCGCAGGTTTTCCTGACGCCCTGGCTGCGCGACGCCGTGACGCCGCATCCCCGCTGGCGGGCCTCCGTGGGGCTGGGCGCGGGTCTGCTGGCGGCCTGGTCCGTGGCGATCAGCGGCGGCTATAAAATTCCGGCTTTTTTCGCCGTGCCCCTGATCTTTTCTTTTCTGCTGGTGCATGTCCGTCTGGGCGGCAACGCGCGCGTTCTGGCCTGGACAACTCTGCTGGCCGGCCTGCTGATGTTCGGCGTAGGCTATCAGTATCCCTATGTTTTTCCGGTGCGGCCCATGCCCCGCGCCGCGCTGAACATGGATGCCGGTGATATTTATCCCAAGGCCGGGGGCGTACTGGTGGATGCGGAAATGTACGCCAGACTGGCCGAACTCAAAACCCTGCGGACCAAGTACGGGCCGGACTACAAAACCATGCCCGGTTTTTCCTTCAGCTATTACCTCAATAACGACAGGCCGGTTTACGGATCGGACTGGCTCATTGACTGGGAGATCAACGCCGAAGTGGACGCCCTGTACCAGGAACTGCTGGATAAAAAACTCACGGTGTTCATGGAACGGGACCAACTGGACACACGCAAGGCTGACGCCTATGACCGCGCGGGTTATTCCGTGCCGCAACGGGTGCGCCGCGAGTGGCGGATGGTAGAAGAAACGCCGCACTTTGTGGTCTTTCAGCCGCCGCTTGCGCCGGGGCGGGATTCCGGAACGGAGGCGCTTGCGCCGCCGAAACCGTAG
- a CDS encoding DMT family transporter, with the protein MTPRAEGRGEDDSYAFKTALLRMHAATMLFGLSGIFGKLCACSPAMLVCGRALFAAGALGLLCLVRRHAPWHGVRAQDLAGLGLSGMLLTAHFVTFFMGVQLGGVAVGTLGFACFPAFTTLFEALAYREKPSCREYAGLALISCGLLLVTPSFSLADTATRGLFWGVISAAVYALVAIANRRNAVSMTGTQACWWQNMVIIACLLPFTATQFPTVSGPDWLWIACLGLLCTALAYSLYVGSLAALKARRAAMIISLEPVYAILAAWLLFGDAPGLRMIAGGLLIVGTVLRMNRA; encoded by the coding sequence ATGACGCCACGAGCGGAAGGGAGAGGAGAGGACGATTCTTATGCGTTCAAAACCGCCCTGCTGCGCATGCACGCCGCCACAATGCTTTTCGGCCTGTCCGGCATTTTCGGCAAGCTCTGTGCCTGCTCGCCGGCCATGCTGGTCTGCGGCCGCGCTCTTTTCGCCGCGGGCGCGCTGGGCCTGCTCTGTCTGGTGCGGCGCCATGCGCCCTGGCACGGAGTGCGCGCACAGGATCTGGCGGGTCTGGGCCTGAGCGGCATGCTGCTCACCGCCCATTTCGTCACCTTCTTCATGGGCGTTCAACTGGGCGGCGTGGCCGTGGGCACACTGGGTTTCGCCTGCTTTCCGGCCTTCACCACCCTGTTTGAGGCTCTGGCCTACCGCGAAAAACCCAGCTGCCGCGAATACGCAGGGCTGGCTCTGATCAGTTGCGGCCTGCTCCTGGTTACGCCCTCTTTTTCCCTGGCGGACACGGCCACCCGCGGACTTTTCTGGGGCGTGATCTCCGCCGCTGTATACGCCCTGGTGGCTATCGCCAACCGGCGCAACGCCGTCAGCATGACCGGCACGCAGGCCTGCTGGTGGCAGAACATGGTCATCATCGCCTGTCTGCTGCCCTTCACCGCCACGCAATTTCCGACTGTTTCCGGCCCGGACTGGCTCTGGATCGCCTGCCTTGGTCTGCTCTGCACGGCTCTGGCCTACAGTCTCTACGTGGGTAGCCTGGCCGCGCTCAAGGCCCGGCGGGCGGCCATGATCATCAGCCTTGAGCCGGTCTACGCCATCCTGGCGGCCTGGCTGCTGTTCGGCGACGCGCCGGGTTTGCGCATGATCGCGGGCGGTCTGCTGATCGTGGGCACAGTATTGCGCATGAACCGGGCGTAA
- a CDS encoding J domain-containing protein, which produces MRRRPRQLSVKECYEILKVDKGADLQTVKRAYRRRAFELHPDLNPGNPDASRQFQLLSEAYVALSAVLKPAEDARRKDESRRAASTAQATDAPHPEDRTAPGDATGQRREENREQTAQKTGSAKKTRAAGTASTQNAEQNTASQTAGQAASGPSNGAQAGPQGDAPSGQDQTGPTEQQAGNATNAYAEQDVLRDLLNDPFARRVFEDIYSELSRQQADQQQGEASGNATQPRQSANQEKKTTKLHQGNLAWGTPKWNLDFNKGVKGVVKDWLRRQIDEEQSLTLPAARLAPGRRVRLQIRRGLSGELRTVEITLPPDFAVGKPVRLRGLGKRVGPWQGDLYLTLYNE; this is translated from the coding sequence ATGCGACGCCGCCCCCGCCAGCTCTCAGTCAAGGAATGCTACGAGATCCTCAAGGTCGACAAGGGCGCCGATCTTCAGACCGTCAAGCGGGCCTACCGCCGTCGCGCCTTTGAGCTGCACCCGGATCTGAACCCCGGCAATCCCGACGCCAGCCGCCAGTTCCAATTGCTCAGCGAGGCCTACGTGGCCCTTTCGGCAGTGCTCAAGCCCGCCGAAGACGCCCGGCGGAAAGACGAGAGCCGCCGCGCGGCATCCACCGCCCAGGCGACTGATGCACCCCATCCGGAAGACCGGACGGCCCCCGGCGATGCGACCGGACAGCGGCGGGAAGAAAACCGGGAACAAACGGCGCAGAAAACCGGGAGCGCCAAAAAGACGCGGGCTGCGGGCACCGCTTCGACCCAAAACGCGGAACAGAACACAGCCTCGCAAACAGCCGGGCAGGCGGCTTCCGGCCCTTCAAACGGCGCGCAGGCCGGGCCGCAAGGCGACGCTCCATCCGGCCAGGATCAGACAGGACCGACGGAGCAACAGGCCGGAAACGCCACAAATGCCTATGCCGAACAGGATGTGCTGCGGGATCTGCTCAATGATCCTTTTGCCCGGCGCGTCTTTGAGGATATTTACAGTGAGCTGAGCCGCCAGCAGGCCGATCAGCAACAGGGGGAGGCGTCCGGAAACGCGACCCAGCCCCGCCAGTCGGCGAATCAGGAAAAGAAAACCACCAAGCTCCATCAGGGGAATCTGGCCTGGGGCACTCCCAAGTGGAATCTGGACTTCAACAAGGGCGTCAAGGGCGTGGTCAAGGACTGGCTGCGCCGCCAGATCGACGAAGAGCAAAGCCTGACCCTGCCCGCCGCCCGGCTCGCCCCGGGCAGACGCGTGCGTCTGCAAATCCGCCGTGGCCTTTCCGGCGAATTGCGTACAGTGGAAATCACCCTGCCGCCGGATTTCGCGGTGGGCAAGCCCGTGCGCCTGCGCGGTCTGGGCAAACGCGTAGGCCCCTGGCAGGGTGACCTTTATCTCACCCTGTACAATGAGTAG
- a CDS encoding CoA-binding protein produces the protein MPDDIYLRTLLANAKNIAILGANDTPGRPVDRVGRYLLGRGYTVWPVHPARRTAWGLTVFPDLASLPGPVDIVDVFRAPQYCPEHAREVLALPWRPKVFWMQSGIASPEARKLLEATGVAVVEDACLMVEHARLLGNAADNKHKVG, from the coding sequence ATGCCTGACGACATATATTTGCGTACCCTCTTGGCCAACGCCAAAAATATCGCCATCTTGGGCGCCAACGATACGCCCGGTCGACCGGTGGACCGCGTAGGCCGCTATCTGCTGGGCCGGGGCTACACCGTGTGGCCTGTGCATCCCGCGCGCCGCACGGCCTGGGGGCTGACGGTTTTTCCTGATCTGGCCTCTCTGCCCGGCCCGGTGGACATTGTTGACGTCTTCCGCGCGCCGCAGTATTGCCCGGAGCACGCGCGCGAAGTGCTGGCCCTGCCCTGGCGGCCCAAAGTCTTCTGGATGCAGTCGGGCATTGCCTCGCCCGAGGCGCGGAAACTGCTTGAGGCGACGGGCGTGGCCGTGGTGGAAGACGCCTGCCTGATGGTAGAGCATGCCCGCCTGTTGGGAAATGCGGCGGACAACAAGCATAAGGTTGGTTGA
- the ligA gene encoding NAD-dependent DNA ligase LigA gives MSSLNKTSIPSEQHSLLAPQPSAEERKRARWLSAELERHNYLYHTLDAPEISDEQYDALFRELTDLEERWPGLRSPHSPTLRVGGGLLDGLAKKAHRRRMYGLDNVFSDEDWRDFVERMRRAWDAELNGPLPLEFWCDPKLDGLALEIIYEHGVLREALTRGDGETGEVVTEAVRTIRTVPLRLRGEGPFPSRLEVRGEVVMFKKDFAALNEQQQALGRKVFANPRNAAAGTLRQLDISITESRPLRFLAYSLGEAAWAPAEPCPSQHELMERLTAYGFLTPPDGRLCAGPDEVEAYAAWVREHRQDFPMEIDGAVAKQDNLEAQEALGFTARAPRFAVAFKFPAMQAETLLTGIDIQVGRTGVLTPVAVLEPVPVGGVMVSRATLHNEDEIRARDVRVGDTVMVQRAGDVIPEVVGPVLAKRPPEAVEFVFPHTCPACGETVHREPGEAAWRCDNLSCPAVRLRAISHFVSKAGLDIQGVGQKWIAQLVNSGRVQSPADLFTLKAEELLGFERMGEVLAQKFVDALDEARHTATLPRLISALGIRHVGEQTARLLAGQFRDLDELGRADGESLQALPDVGPEVAASIRNFFESPANRAQLARFRELGLWPQSPLVPFAPSGGAENGVEAAQDGPLRGKNVLFTGSLSLPRGRAQRLAEAAGAVLAGSVNKKLDYLVVGDKPGGKLDKAQALGVAVLDEAGFRALLAASGITLDASE, from the coding sequence ATGTCCTCCCTGAATAAGACCTCCATTCCATCCGAACAACATTCCCTTCTCGCGCCGCAACCTTCGGCGGAGGAGCGGAAACGGGCCCGCTGGCTCAGCGCCGAACTGGAGCGCCATAATTATTTGTACCACACGCTGGACGCGCCGGAGATCAGCGACGAGCAGTACGACGCCCTGTTCCGGGAGCTGACAGACCTGGAAGAGCGCTGGCCCGGCCTGCGCAGCCCGCATTCGCCCACCTTGCGGGTGGGCGGCGGCCTGCTGGACGGTCTGGCCAAAAAAGCGCACAGACGCCGGATGTACGGCCTGGACAACGTTTTTTCCGACGAAGACTGGCGCGACTTTGTGGAGCGCATGCGGCGCGCCTGGGATGCGGAACTCAACGGCCCCCTGCCTCTGGAATTCTGGTGCGACCCCAAGCTGGACGGTCTGGCTCTGGAAATCATCTATGAGCACGGCGTGCTGCGCGAAGCCCTGACCCGTGGCGACGGCGAAACGGGCGAAGTGGTCACAGAGGCCGTGCGCACCATCCGCACCGTGCCCCTGCGCCTGCGCGGGGAGGGGCCTTTTCCCTCCCGCCTGGAAGTGCGCGGCGAAGTGGTCATGTTCAAAAAGGATTTCGCGGCCCTCAACGAGCAGCAGCAGGCGCTGGGCCGGAAAGTCTTCGCCAATCCGCGCAACGCCGCTGCGGGCACGCTGCGCCAGCTGGACATTTCCATTACCGAATCCCGTCCGTTGCGCTTTCTGGCCTACAGCCTGGGCGAGGCGGCTTGGGCTCCGGCGGAGCCCTGTCCGTCCCAGCACGAACTCATGGAGCGCCTGACGGCCTATGGTTTCCTGACCCCGCCCGACGGCAGACTCTGCGCCGGTCCGGACGAAGTGGAGGCCTATGCGGCCTGGGTGCGTGAACACCGCCAGGATTTCCCCATGGAAATCGACGGGGCCGTGGCCAAACAGGACAATCTGGAGGCGCAGGAGGCTCTGGGCTTCACGGCCCGCGCGCCGCGCTTCGCTGTGGCCTTCAAGTTTCCGGCCATGCAGGCCGAAACCCTGCTGACGGGCATCGACATTCAGGTGGGACGTACCGGCGTGCTCACGCCCGTGGCTGTGCTGGAGCCGGTGCCTGTGGGCGGGGTCATGGTGTCGCGGGCCACGCTGCACAATGAGGATGAAATCCGCGCCCGCGACGTGCGCGTGGGCGATACGGTCATGGTGCAGCGCGCCGGAGACGTGATCCCCGAGGTGGTGGGGCCGGTGCTGGCCAAGCGTCCGCCCGAGGCTGTGGAATTCGTCTTTCCGCACACCTGCCCGGCCTGTGGCGAAACCGTGCACCGCGAACCCGGCGAGGCGGCCTGGCGCTGCGACAACCTTTCCTGTCCGGCGGTGCGCCTGCGCGCCATCAGCCATTTTGTCTCCAAGGCCGGTCTGGACATCCAGGGCGTGGGCCAGAAATGGATCGCGCAACTGGTGAATTCGGGCCGGGTGCAATCTCCCGCGGATCTGTTTACACTGAAGGCGGAAGAACTGCTGGGCTTTGAGCGCATGGGCGAGGTGCTGGCCCAAAAGTTCGTGGATGCCCTGGACGAGGCCCGGCATACGGCCACGTTGCCGCGCCTGATCAGCGCCTTGGGCATCCGGCATGTGGGCGAACAGACCGCGCGCCTGCTGGCCGGGCAGTTCCGTGACCTGGACGAACTGGGCCGGGCCGATGGCGAAAGCTTGCAGGCCCTGCCGGACGTGGGGCCGGAGGTGGCGGCTTCCATCCGCAACTTTTTTGAAAGCCCGGCCAACCGGGCGCAACTGGCCCGTTTTCGCGAGTTGGGGCTTTGGCCCCAAAGTCCCCTTGTTCCGTTTGCTCCGTCCGGCGGGGCGGAGAACGGCGTGGAGGCGGCGCAGGACGGGCCGTTACGCGGCAAAAATGTCTTGTTTACCGGTTCGCTGTCCCTGCCGCGCGGCAGGGCGCAGCGTCTGGCCGAAGCCGCCGGAGCCGTTCTGGCGGGCAGCGTGAACAAGAAGCTGGATTATCTGGTGGTGGGGGACAAACCGGGCGGCAAGCTGGACAAGGCGCAAGCCCTGGGCGTCGCCGTGCTGGACGAGGCGGGCTTTCGCGCATTGCTCGCCGCTTCGGGAATAACCTTGGATGCAAGCGAGTGA
- a CDS encoding aspartate 1-decarboxylase — protein sequence MLQILRAKLHGIHVTGCVLDYHGSITLDPEQCALAGIYPLEFVNIWNKNSGQRISTYVIYGEAGSRCCILNGAAARTCQPDDELIITAVEYVNGPRELYSRKPVVLTFDAGNAVRERLRYVVGGEERGEFNFSVAEEPL from the coding sequence ATGCTTCAGATACTGCGGGCCAAACTGCACGGCATTCATGTGACCGGCTGCGTGTTGGATTATCACGGTTCCATCACCCTTGATCCGGAGCAGTGCGCTTTGGCGGGCATCTATCCTCTGGAATTCGTCAATATCTGGAACAAGAACAGCGGACAGCGCATTTCCACCTATGTGATCTACGGCGAGGCCGGTTCCCGCTGCTGCATTCTCAACGGCGCCGCGGCGCGCACCTGCCAGCCGGACGACGAGCTGATCATCACCGCTGTGGAGTATGTCAACGGGCCGCGGGAACTGTATTCCAGAAAGCCCGTGGTGCTGACTTTCGACGCGGGCAACGCGGTCAGGGAACGTCTGCGCTATGTGGTGGGGGGCGAGGAACGCGGGGAGTTCAATTTCAGCGTTGCGGAAGAGCCGCTGTAG
- a CDS encoding nitroreductase family protein, with protein sequence MDIFEALFTRRSIRKYTQEDVSDEDLNIMLKAAMLAPSASNRQPWHFVAVRDSKVRAALAERHPYAKMAADAPLVIVVCADLNEEKTPGFWVQDCAAATQNLMLAARARNIGSVWCGLHPVEERVQPVREILHLPGNVMPLSLVVLGHPAQPFAEADRFRADRIHNDCW encoded by the coding sequence ATGGATATTTTTGAAGCCCTGTTCACCCGGCGCAGCATCCGCAAATATACGCAGGAAGACGTCAGCGACGAGGATCTGAACATCATGCTCAAGGCCGCCATGCTGGCCCCCAGCGCCAGCAACCGGCAGCCCTGGCACTTTGTGGCGGTGCGCGATTCCAAGGTGCGTGCGGCTCTGGCCGAGCGGCACCCCTATGCCAAAATGGCCGCAGACGCGCCGCTGGTGATTGTGGTCTGCGCGGATCTCAATGAGGAAAAAACGCCCGGCTTCTGGGTGCAGGATTGCGCCGCCGCCACGCAGAACCTCATGCTGGCCGCGCGCGCCCGCAATATCGGTTCGGTCTGGTGCGGCCTGCATCCGGTGGAGGAACGCGTGCAGCCGGTGCGCGAGATTCTGCATCTGCCCGGTAATGTCATGCCCCTGAGTCTGGTGGTGCTGGGTCATCCCGCTCAGCCCTTTGCTGAAGCGGACCGCTTCCGCGCGGACAGAATTCACAATGATTGCTGGTGA